The proteins below come from a single Parageobacillus thermoglucosidasius genomic window:
- a CDS encoding energy-coupling factor ABC transporter permease has product MHMADALISPAVGGTMLATTAGVAAYSIKKLQNEMDEKKIPLMGVMGAFVFAAQMINFSIPGTGSSGHLGGGMLLAILLGPYAGFLTMASILLIQALFFGDGGLLAYGCNVFNLGFYTCFIAYPFIYKWFTRKGVTSKRIFAGSMVSALVALQLGAFSVVLETLLSGKTELPFGKFVLLMQPIHLAIGIVEGLVTAAIITFVWRTRPEILKKAANGEALGNISMKKVLTGLSIAVVVVGGLFSWCASANPDGLEWSIEKTTGSAELKAPDGIHKTLSEIQSKTALLPDYDFKTSGHENKEKTAAQAENAWPAVSAGTSVSGIVGGALTLALAVFTGWIIMLIKRKKIKTTA; this is encoded by the coding sequence ATGCACATGGCTGATGCCCTGATTTCACCAGCTGTTGGCGGAACCATGCTGGCAACCACTGCTGGAGTCGCGGCTTATTCCATCAAAAAACTCCAGAATGAGATGGATGAAAAGAAAATTCCTTTAATGGGAGTGATGGGAGCGTTTGTTTTTGCGGCACAGATGATTAATTTTTCAATACCAGGCACTGGTTCAAGCGGGCACCTCGGAGGCGGAATGCTGCTTGCAATATTATTGGGTCCTTATGCGGGATTTTTAACGATGGCTTCGATTTTGTTGATACAGGCATTGTTCTTTGGTGACGGCGGATTGCTTGCTTACGGTTGCAACGTATTTAATCTTGGTTTTTATACGTGTTTTATAGCATATCCTTTCATATATAAGTGGTTTACACGTAAAGGGGTTACTTCCAAAAGGATTTTTGCCGGTTCAATGGTTTCAGCGCTTGTTGCTCTCCAACTGGGTGCTTTTAGCGTTGTCCTTGAAACTCTTTTATCAGGAAAAACCGAATTGCCTTTTGGAAAATTCGTATTGTTGATGCAACCGATACATCTTGCGATCGGGATAGTGGAAGGGCTGGTCACCGCAGCAATCATTACTTTCGTATGGAGAACAAGACCTGAAATTTTGAAAAAAGCAGCGAACGGAGAAGCCCTTGGCAATATATCCATGAAGAAAGTATTGACAGGCCTTTCCATCGCCGTAGTTGTGGTTGGCGGTCTATTTTCTTGGTGTGCATCCGCCAATCCTGACGGACTGGAATGGTCTATCGAAAAAACAACAGGTTCGGCAGAATTGAAAGCTCCTGACGGCATTCATAAAACACTCTCTGAAATTCAAAGCAAAACAGCATTATTACCTGATTATGATTTTAAAACAAGCGGACATGAAAATAAAGAAAAAACAGCTGCACAAGCTGAAAATGCATGGCCCGCTGTCAGTGCCGGGACAAGCGTTTCGGGTATAGTAGGCGGAGCATTGACTCTTGCATTGGCCGTATTTACAGGGTGGATCATCATGTTGATTAAACGGAAAAAAATAAAAACTACCGCTTGA
- the gntK gene encoding gluconokinase encodes MKAKQLIVIGVDIGTTSTKAVAFGEQGRPLASHAIDYPMIQQHPGWAEQDPEEIFAAVVKTVDAVISKLNIAASQVKAIGFSAAMHSLMALDASGRPLTRCIIWADNRSVGQAERLLDEWDGMGIYKRTGTPIHPMSPLPKLLWLKEEQPDLFRQAHKFVSMKEYVLHQLYGQYVVDYSIASATGLFRLDTLDWDADVLELLGITRAQLSSLVPTTHILRGMKKEWAEQMGLDPDVPVVVGASDGVLANVGVGAVLPGEAAVTIGTSGAVRTISPVQKTDEKGRTFCYALSPNHWVVGGPTNNGGILLRWLRDEFGSQEREVAKRLGIDPYELLTKYAERVPAGSEGLLFLPFLSGERAPYWNANARGTFFGISLHHKREHFIRAVMEGVCMSVFSVALAIRDVTGPLSEIRVSGGFAKSPFWRQMLADMMGKELLVPETHEASALGAAALALYALGDIPSLDTVKTWIHILSRHVPNEKNTLIYSELFDMYTRLYDRLKDEFDVIASFQRKDVH; translated from the coding sequence ATGAAAGCAAAACAGCTAATTGTGATTGGTGTCGATATCGGAACGACGAGCACAAAAGCGGTGGCGTTTGGCGAACAGGGAAGGCCGCTTGCCTCCCACGCGATTGATTATCCAATGATACAACAACATCCAGGCTGGGCGGAGCAAGATCCGGAGGAGATTTTCGCAGCTGTTGTTAAAACTGTAGACGCTGTCATCTCTAAGTTGAATATTGCTGCTAGCCAAGTGAAGGCGATCGGCTTCAGCGCGGCGATGCATTCTTTAATGGCGCTTGATGCATCAGGGCGCCCGCTAACCCGCTGCATCATTTGGGCCGATAACCGCAGCGTCGGACAAGCGGAGCGGCTGTTGGATGAATGGGATGGCATGGGCATTTACAAACGGACTGGGACCCCGATTCATCCGATGTCCCCGCTTCCGAAATTGCTTTGGCTGAAAGAGGAACAGCCTGATTTATTCCGTCAGGCGCATAAATTTGTATCGATGAAAGAATATGTGCTGCATCAATTATATGGCCAATATGTTGTCGACTATTCGATCGCTTCGGCAACGGGACTGTTTCGCTTAGATACGCTTGATTGGGACGCGGACGTTCTTGAACTTCTCGGAATAACAAGAGCGCAGCTATCGAGTTTGGTGCCAACGACGCACATATTGCGGGGGATGAAGAAAGAATGGGCGGAGCAAATGGGCTTAGATCCGGACGTTCCTGTCGTGGTCGGAGCTAGTGACGGGGTGCTCGCCAATGTCGGCGTCGGGGCGGTTTTGCCTGGGGAGGCGGCGGTTACGATTGGAACAAGCGGCGCGGTGCGGACGATTTCCCCCGTACAAAAAACAGATGAAAAAGGGCGGACGTTTTGTTATGCGCTTTCGCCAAATCATTGGGTCGTTGGCGGGCCGACGAACAATGGCGGTATTTTGTTGCGGTGGCTTCGTGACGAATTTGGCAGCCAGGAGCGCGAAGTGGCGAAAAGGCTCGGCATTGATCCGTATGAGTTGCTGACAAAGTACGCTGAAAGAGTTCCGGCAGGTTCAGAAGGATTGCTGTTTCTTCCGTTTTTGTCAGGAGAGCGTGCGCCGTACTGGAACGCGAACGCAAGAGGGACATTTTTCGGCATCAGCCTCCATCATAAGAGGGAACATTTTATTCGAGCGGTGATGGAAGGGGTGTGTATGAGTGTCTTTTCCGTCGCTTTGGCGATTCGCGATGTCACGGGGCCGCTGTCGGAAATCCGCGTATCAGGCGGTTTTGCGAAATCTCCGTTTTGGCGGCAAATGCTTGCCGATATGATGGGAAAAGAGCTGTTAGTGCCGGAAACGCATGAGGCGTCGGCGCTAGGCGCTGCGGCGTTGGCATTGTATGCGCTTGGTGATATTCCATCGCTTGATACGGTGAAAACGTGGATTCATATTTTATCACGCCATGTGCCAAATGAGAAAAACACGCTTATTTATTCCGAATTATTTGATATGTATACACGGTTATATGATCGCTTAAAAGATGAATTTGACGTTATCGCTTCGTTTCAACGGAAGGATGTTCACTAA
- a CDS encoding AEC family transporter, with the protein MDVFILILLHVMLPVFLLVGLGALLHHIFRFDMNTLSKLNVYALLPAVGFVNIYESNIDANVLVKVLGFLLAQNGTLIVISAVMAKLLKLDRSLSATFQNTIVLNNSGNFGIPVSQLVFHQQPLGLSIQIIVTIFQNFLTNTYGLWNFLSAGGKKGKVTAEFWKNPIIYALLFGLLFRALHIPIPPFIWNPVQNVANAFLAVALLTLGAQVAYIDFKRFPPLLFLSVFGRLLLAPAVAAMIIFGLHLDGVIAQALFIASSYPCSRNTALYAWEYGHHPDYAAQAVLMSTLFSSVTVTMIVYLSKILF; encoded by the coding sequence TTGGATGTTTTTATCCTCATTCTGCTTCATGTCATGTTGCCGGTATTTTTGCTTGTTGGTCTTGGCGCGCTGTTGCATCACATTTTTCGTTTCGATATGAACACATTATCCAAATTAAACGTATATGCGCTATTGCCTGCCGTTGGATTTGTCAATATTTACGAAAGTAACATTGATGCGAATGTATTGGTGAAAGTGCTGGGGTTTTTGCTGGCGCAAAATGGGACGTTAATCGTCATCAGTGCGGTGATGGCAAAACTGCTAAAGCTTGATAGGAGCCTATCTGCTACGTTTCAAAATACGATTGTTCTCAACAATTCCGGCAATTTTGGCATTCCGGTAAGCCAGCTTGTATTTCATCAACAGCCGCTTGGGCTGTCGATTCAAATCATCGTAACGATTTTCCAAAATTTCCTTACTAATACATATGGTCTGTGGAATTTTTTATCTGCGGGTGGAAAGAAAGGAAAAGTGACGGCGGAATTTTGGAAAAACCCAATTATTTATGCGCTTTTGTTTGGATTGCTTTTTCGGGCGCTGCACATTCCGATTCCGCCGTTTATTTGGAATCCTGTGCAAAATGTCGCCAATGCGTTTTTGGCAGTTGCCTTGCTGACGCTGGGAGCGCAAGTGGCCTATATCGATTTCAAGCGGTTCCCGCCGCTATTGTTTCTTAGTGTTTTCGGGCGCCTTCTTCTTGCGCCGGCAGTTGCTGCGATGATTATTTTTGGATTGCATCTTGATGGGGTGATCGCGCAAGCGCTGTTCATCGCAAGCTCGTATCCTTGCTCGAGAAACACGGCGCTTTACGCATGGGAGTATGGCCACCATCCGGATTATGCCGCTCAAGCGGTATTGATGTCGACGCTGTTTAGCTCAGTGACCGTGACGATGATTGTCTATCTCTCGAAAATTTTATTCTAA
- a CDS encoding energy-coupling factor ABC transporter ATP-binding protein encodes MSHHKIEVRNLHFSYPDGHEAIKNMSFSIYHGESVGIIGANGAGKSTLLMLLMGVLFPDSGEVLVGDVRVTKKTLPLIRQRLGMVFQDPDDQLFMTTVYDDVAFGPRNYKLEEEDVERRVMQALEMVGIPHLKDRAPYKLSGGEKRSAAIASVLSMQPDVLIMDEPTSGLDPKSRRRVIELLKSFEHTKIITSHDLDMVFETCERIIVIKKGEIAVDGSTEEILSNAELLNSCGLELPLSLQNCPVCGTAKG; translated from the coding sequence ATGAGCCATCATAAAATTGAAGTGAGGAACCTGCATTTTTCGTATCCGGATGGACATGAAGCAATTAAAAATATGTCTTTTTCCATTTATCATGGTGAATCTGTAGGAATCATTGGAGCAAATGGTGCTGGGAAGTCTACGCTGCTGATGCTGTTGATGGGAGTTCTTTTTCCGGATAGCGGAGAAGTGCTGGTAGGAGATGTTCGTGTAACCAAAAAGACATTACCGTTGATACGCCAAAGATTGGGAATGGTTTTTCAGGACCCTGACGATCAATTGTTCATGACTACTGTTTATGATGACGTTGCCTTTGGACCACGGAATTACAAGCTGGAAGAGGAAGACGTGGAGAGACGGGTGATGCAGGCATTGGAGATGGTTGGAATACCTCATTTGAAAGACCGGGCTCCTTATAAACTATCAGGCGGAGAAAAGCGGTCTGCCGCAATTGCCTCCGTTTTGTCAATGCAACCTGATGTATTGATAATGGATGAGCCAACTTCAGGCCTGGACCCAAAATCAAGACGGAGAGTAATTGAGTTGTTAAAAAGTTTTGAACATACAAAGATAATTACCAGCCACGATTTGGACATGGTATTTGAAACCTGTGAAAGGATTATTGTGATAAAAAAAGGGGAAATAGCTGTAGATGGAAGTACAGAGGAAATTTTATCGAATGCAGAATTGCTGAATAGCTGTGGTTTGGAATTACCTCTTTCCCTTCAAAATTGCCCTGTTTGCGGAACTGCAAAAGGATGA
- a CDS encoding alkaline phosphatase: MKNIGRKIISFALIGSLTAGSFAFAAREEAKEKQKSKPIKNVIMMVMDGTSAGATTLARWYKGAPLALDEMASGAVRTYSAESAITDSAPAATAMATGFKSNDKYIGILPSVVNSPGVSPISKEHAMKPVANVLEGAELMGKATGIIATSAIQHATPAGFSAHVKHRNLFPDIAEQQVYQDIEVVLGGGKEALLPGSGTNNRKDNENMLEVIKKKGYDVVETRDDLLRSTSDKIWGVFADDALAQDMNRPYTRPNEPTLAEMTKKAIETLSKDKDGFFLFVEGSQPDWAAHANDPVGIISEVLAFDKAVAEALSFAKKRNDTLVIAVSDHGNSGITIGNRNTDQSYPETPVSAYVDPLKKARMTLEGAMSQLKADKSNLEEVARLYGLDSLTADEKKKLNESNNLRKTLTELLAARANLGFTTGGHTGEDVFLYTYGPNRPIGTFENTDLAHIMAKAMGFQLSDLNKRLFVNAKENFAAIGATVTIDDTDAQNPKLIVKKGKTVAEFPANKNIMIAGNKTYELEGLVVNSAEQFWVPKQAVKLFKQIQ, encoded by the coding sequence TTGAAAAATATTGGCCGAAAAATTATCAGTTTTGCATTAATCGGCTCTCTCACCGCTGGATCTTTTGCTTTCGCGGCACGCGAAGAAGCAAAGGAAAAGCAAAAATCCAAACCAATCAAAAACGTCATCATGATGGTAATGGATGGAACAAGCGCGGGAGCGACGACATTGGCAAGATGGTATAAAGGAGCGCCGCTCGCTTTAGATGAAATGGCAAGCGGCGCTGTCCGGACGTACTCTGCCGAATCAGCAATCACAGACTCTGCCCCGGCCGCCACCGCGATGGCAACAGGATTTAAATCCAACGACAAGTATATCGGCATTCTCCCAAGTGTTGTGAATTCTCCGGGCGTATCCCCCATTTCGAAGGAACACGCGATGAAACCGGTCGCAAATGTGCTCGAAGGCGCCGAATTGATGGGAAAAGCAACGGGAATTATCGCAACATCGGCTATTCAGCATGCCACACCGGCAGGCTTCTCCGCCCATGTCAAGCACCGCAACTTGTTTCCTGATATCGCTGAACAACAAGTGTATCAAGATATCGAAGTCGTCTTAGGCGGCGGAAAAGAAGCGCTACTTCCAGGCAGCGGAACAAACAACCGAAAAGATAACGAAAATATGCTTGAAGTCATTAAGAAAAAAGGATACGATGTCGTGGAAACGCGAGACGATCTGCTCCGTTCCACATCTGATAAAATTTGGGGCGTGTTTGCCGATGACGCACTTGCCCAAGACATGAACCGCCCGTATACAAGACCTAATGAACCAACGCTGGCGGAAATGACAAAAAAAGCGATCGAAACACTTTCAAAAGATAAAGACGGATTTTTCTTATTTGTGGAAGGCAGCCAGCCGGATTGGGCAGCCCATGCCAATGATCCTGTCGGGATTATCAGTGAAGTGCTGGCCTTTGACAAAGCGGTGGCAGAAGCGCTTTCCTTTGCGAAAAAACGCAACGACACGCTCGTCATTGCCGTATCCGACCATGGCAACAGCGGCATTACGATCGGCAACCGCAACACCGATCAGTCGTACCCTGAAACCCCTGTTTCCGCATATGTTGATCCGCTGAAAAAAGCAAGAATGACGCTAGAAGGGGCTATGAGCCAATTAAAAGCGGATAAATCCAATTTAGAAGAAGTGGCCCGTTTATACGGATTAGACTCATTAACCGCCGATGAGAAGAAAAAATTAAACGAATCCAATAATCTCCGCAAAACATTGACAGAATTGCTGGCCGCGCGCGCGAATCTTGGGTTTACCACCGGCGGACATACGGGGGAAGATGTCTTTCTCTACACTTATGGCCCGAACCGGCCAATCGGCACATTTGAAAATACGGATTTAGCCCACATCATGGCAAAAGCGATGGGTTTTCAATTAAGCGATTTAAATAAACGGTTATTTGTCAACGCGAAAGAAAACTTTGCGGCGATAGGAGCGACCGTAACGATCGATGACACAGATGCACAAAATCCTAAGTTGATCGTGAAAAAAGGAAAGACGGTGGCTGAGTTCCCTGCGAACAAAAACATTATGATCGCCGGAAACAAAACGTATGAATTAGAAGGGCTTGTTGTTAACAGCGCAGAACAATTTTGGGTTCCAAAACAAGCGGTTAAACTTTTTAAACAAATTCAATAG
- a CDS encoding mannitol-1-phosphate 5-dehydrogenase has protein sequence MLAVHFGAGNIGRGFIGSLLSQSGYEVVFVDINDEVVRLLKEKQAYRVIVADETEQEQPIRNVSALNSQTEREKVIDYITKAHLVTTAVGPHVLPAIAAILAEGLQKRLTVNQAPLHIIACENMIGGSDVLKSHVFAMISEADKPLFEKYYGFLNCAVDRIVPNQKHADPLTVVVEPFFEWVIEKRNIIGSIPSIQGAHFVDDLQPYIERKLFTVNTGHAIASYLGYYKKIQTIQEAMKDEEIRSDVEKALHESGAVLVKKYGWNESEHESYIQKIIQRFMNPSISDEVVRVARSPIRKLGANDRLIGPAVQYYDLFGQIPRGLVKGIAALLLFDYENDKEAVALQQTIQKSGVEEALFQYAQLEKEHPLVIAIKNQFSGLSRENVNM, from the coding sequence ATGTTAGCGGTTCATTTCGGAGCAGGGAATATTGGAAGAGGATTTATCGGAAGTTTGCTTTCTCAGTCGGGCTATGAAGTGGTGTTTGTAGATATTAATGATGAAGTAGTCCGGTTATTAAAAGAAAAACAAGCATATCGTGTGATCGTGGCCGATGAAACTGAACAAGAACAGCCGATCCGCAACGTTTCCGCTCTCAATAGCCAAACGGAACGCGAAAAAGTCATCGATTATATCACAAAAGCTCATCTTGTGACAACGGCGGTTGGACCGCATGTTTTGCCGGCAATTGCCGCAATTCTTGCTGAGGGGCTGCAAAAAAGGTTGACGGTAAATCAAGCACCGCTTCATATTATTGCTTGTGAAAATATGATTGGTGGAAGTGATGTGTTAAAGAGCCATGTCTTTGCCATGATTTCTGAAGCAGATAAACCGTTGTTTGAAAAGTACTACGGTTTTTTGAATTGTGCGGTAGACCGTATCGTTCCGAATCAAAAACACGCCGATCCTCTCACTGTGGTAGTTGAGCCGTTTTTTGAGTGGGTGATCGAGAAACGGAATATCATCGGCAGTATTCCGTCCATTCAAGGAGCTCATTTTGTCGATGATTTACAGCCTTATATTGAGCGTAAGCTTTTTACCGTAAATACAGGGCATGCAATAGCCAGCTATTTAGGATACTACAAAAAAATACAAACGATACAAGAAGCAATGAAGGATGAAGAGATACGCTCAGATGTGGAAAAAGCGCTTCATGAATCTGGCGCGGTGCTGGTAAAGAAATATGGATGGAATGAGAGCGAACATGAATCCTATATTCAAAAAATCATTCAACGCTTTATGAATCCTTCCATTTCCGATGAAGTAGTCCGGGTTGCCCGTTCTCCAATCCGCAAACTTGGGGCGAATGATCGCCTGATCGGACCAGCCGTGCAATATTATGATTTATTTGGACAAATACCGCGCGGTTTGGTCAAAGGAATTGCTGCGTTATTGCTGTTTGATTATGAGAATGACAAGGAAGCCGTCGCCTTACAACAAACTATTCAAAAATCCGGGGTAGAAGAGGCGCTATTCCAATATGCACAATTAGAAAAAGAGCATCCTCTTGTAATTGCTATCAAAAATCAGTTCTCCGGATTAAGCAGGGAAAACGTTAATATGTAG
- a CDS encoding PTS sugar transporter subunit IIA, with the protein MSMPILQKENIVLRAQVENKTEAIRLAGQILVDHGYVEDAYIDKMFEREALTSTYMGNFVAIPHGTEDAKQFVKHSGISIVQIPDGVDFGDGNIAKLLIGIAGKNNEHLEILSKIAIVCSEEEHVETMIKAATEEEILRLLSEVN; encoded by the coding sequence ATGTCAATGCCAATTTTACAGAAAGAAAATATTGTATTGCGCGCACAAGTGGAAAATAAAACGGAAGCTATTCGTTTAGCGGGACAAATTTTGGTCGATCATGGTTATGTGGAAGATGCTTATATTGACAAAATGTTTGAACGGGAAGCGTTAACATCCACATATATGGGGAATTTTGTCGCTATTCCGCACGGCACTGAGGATGCGAAACAATTTGTTAAACATTCTGGTATTTCAATTGTCCAAATTCCTGATGGGGTGGATTTCGGGGATGGCAATATCGCAAAACTATTGATTGGAATCGCAGGAAAAAATAATGAGCATTTGGAGATTCTTTCGAAAATCGCCATTGTTTGTTCGGAAGAGGAACATGTAGAGACAATGATTAAAGCGGCGACAGAAGAAGAAATTCTGCGCCTTCTCAGCGAGGTGAATTAA
- the cbiQ gene encoding cobalt ECF transporter T component CbiQ, protein MSNMINSLSNMRLLDDLARKKTFIHRIHPLIKLLTTVAYLTVVVSFERHEISGLLPFIFYPILIFALAEIPVAPILKMILFIEPLIIGIGILNPLFDHSKILLGGIAISKGWVTFLSIFIKCSLTVTASILLIATTGMDRLAAALRMLKIPKIFVLQLLLTYRYISVLIEEVSRMMRAYSLRAPGQKGIKWSVWGSFAGQLLLRTFERAERVYQAMSLRGFTGEYHTGEIAKLSFKDLAYFAAWSLFFVIARIYDIPVLLGSLFTGVMR, encoded by the coding sequence ATGTCGAACATGATAAATTCATTGTCCAATATGAGGCTTCTGGATGACCTGGCGCGAAAAAAGACTTTTATACACAGAATCCATCCGCTAATAAAGCTGTTAACCACAGTCGCTTATTTGACTGTGGTTGTATCATTTGAAAGACATGAAATAAGCGGCCTTTTGCCTTTTATTTTTTATCCCATACTGATTTTTGCTTTGGCAGAGATACCAGTTGCGCCAATTCTAAAAATGATATTGTTTATTGAACCTTTAATTATCGGAATTGGAATATTAAATCCATTGTTTGATCATTCTAAAATATTGCTTGGTGGAATTGCCATTTCAAAAGGATGGGTCACTTTTTTATCCATTTTTATAAAATGCAGTTTAACAGTGACAGCCAGCATTCTACTCATTGCAACCACAGGTATGGACCGGTTGGCCGCAGCTTTGCGGATGCTCAAAATCCCTAAAATTTTTGTCCTACAGCTTCTTTTAACATACCGATATATATCGGTGCTGATCGAAGAGGTTTCCAGGATGATGAGGGCGTATTCCCTGAGGGCGCCAGGACAAAAGGGAATAAAATGGAGCGTCTGGGGTTCTTTTGCCGGACAATTATTGCTCAGGACTTTTGAAAGAGCAGAACGGGTATATCAAGCAATGAGCTTAAGAGGCTTTACAGGAGAGTATCATACTGGGGAGATTGCAAAACTAAGTTTTAAAGATCTTGCCTATTTTGCCGCATGGAGCCTGTTTTTTGTGATTGCAAGAATTTACGACATACCTGTATTGCTAGGGTCATTGTTTACAGGAGTGATGCGATAG
- a CDS encoding LacI family DNA-binding transcriptional regulator, with the protein MKKVTMADVAKLANVSKSTVSQYLNKRYEYMSEETRKRIARAIEELGYQPNIIARSLKQKTTMTIGVIVFNLLHMLTTQVLHAIEEACQERGFHVIVSNSDDDPEKEKKYIEMLRAKQVDGLIIFPTGKNADVYQKMTEERFPLVFVDRMVPGVKADAVLLDNQKAAALAVEYFAERGYERIGVVAPPPVSHIIPRMERIEGFRQALAKKGLPVVDDYFITTEIPRIQKELTRLFASGRLPEALFAINDLTLMEVLYFVKGNHIKIPDELAIISIDDVPFAHVYTPTLTTIAQPTFAMGKKAAERLFLQIAKKSEHQPQVFRFSPTFIERGSAKEKTS; encoded by the coding sequence TTGAAAAAAGTTACGATGGCTGACGTCGCGAAGTTGGCGAATGTTTCGAAAAGCACGGTGTCGCAATATTTAAATAAACGTTATGAATATATGAGCGAGGAAACGAGAAAACGAATTGCCCGGGCGATTGAAGAGTTAGGGTATCAACCGAATATTATCGCCCGCAGCTTAAAACAGAAAACAACGATGACAATCGGAGTGATTGTCTTCAACCTTTTGCACATGCTGACAACGCAAGTGTTGCATGCGATTGAGGAAGCATGCCAAGAGCGCGGTTTCCATGTCATCGTCTCTAATTCCGATGACGACCCGGAGAAAGAAAAGAAATATATTGAAATGCTGCGGGCAAAACAGGTCGATGGTTTGATTATTTTTCCAACAGGAAAAAATGCTGATGTATATCAAAAAATGACCGAAGAACGGTTTCCGCTTGTGTTCGTCGATCGGATGGTTCCGGGGGTCAAAGCGGATGCGGTTCTGCTTGATAATCAAAAGGCGGCTGCTTTGGCGGTCGAATATTTCGCTGAGCGTGGTTACGAACGCATCGGAGTTGTCGCTCCACCTCCTGTTTCCCATATCATTCCGAGGATGGAGCGTATTGAAGGATTTCGGCAAGCGTTGGCGAAAAAGGGGCTTCCAGTCGTTGACGATTATTTTATTACAACGGAGATCCCGCGTATCCAAAAAGAATTGACGAGGTTGTTTGCCTCTGGCCGCTTGCCGGAAGCGTTGTTTGCGATCAATGACTTAACATTGATGGAAGTTTTGTATTTTGTTAAAGGAAATCATATAAAAATTCCGGACGAACTGGCAATCATCAGCATTGACGATGTGCCGTTTGCCCATGTTTATACTCCGACGTTGACGACGATCGCGCAGCCGACATTTGCCATGGGAAAAAAAGCGGCAGAACGGCTGTTTCTGCAAATCGCAAAAAAAAGCGAGCATCAACCGCAAGTTTTTCGCTTTTCGCCTACGTTTATCGAACGAGGGTCGGCAAAAGAAAAAACATCATAG
- a CDS encoding GntP family permease, whose product MGIAIVIAAIVVLLLLITVAKMHPFVALILTSVGVGLAMGMPLLAPSPETPGIIDSIKAGLGNTLGFLAIVLALGTMLGKMMAESGGAERIAKTLIDRFGQKRVHWAMMVVAFLVGIPVFFQVGFVLLIPLVFTIAMETGISLVTIGIPLVAGLSVVHGLVPPHPAAMAAVGIFKADVGTTILYSLIVGLPTAIIAGPLFGKWIGSRMHKEVPGEIAEQLVQHKEKKDLPGFGNTLFTILLPVILMLIASIANVALDQASEAAKVLRFIGDPVIALLIATIYSFFSLGYARGFNRDKVLKFANDCLGPVANILLVIGAGGAFNKVLLDSGIGEQIADLAKHSHMSPLLLGWGIAALIRIATGSATVSMMTAAGIVAPIAASMPGTNAELLVLATGAGSLILSHVNDSGFWMIKEYFGMTVKETLMTWTAMETIISVVAFALIALLDLVV is encoded by the coding sequence ATGGGGATCGCGATTGTTATTGCCGCGATTGTTGTGTTATTGCTGCTCATCACAGTGGCGAAAATGCATCCGTTTGTCGCTTTGATTTTGACATCCGTTGGCGTCGGGCTGGCAATGGGCATGCCGCTGCTCGCACCATCGCCAGAAACGCCGGGAATTATTGATTCGATAAAAGCAGGTCTTGGCAATACACTTGGCTTTTTGGCGATCGTCTTGGCGCTGGGAACAATGCTTGGGAAAATGATGGCAGAGTCCGGAGGCGCTGAACGCATTGCGAAAACATTGATTGACCGTTTCGGCCAAAAACGCGTCCATTGGGCGATGATGGTCGTCGCATTTTTAGTAGGGATTCCTGTATTTTTCCAAGTAGGATTCGTGCTATTAATTCCGCTTGTGTTTACGATTGCAATGGAAACGGGGATTTCGCTTGTGACGATTGGCATTCCGCTTGTTGCCGGATTGTCGGTCGTGCATGGACTTGTTCCGCCGCATCCGGCAGCGATGGCTGCCGTCGGCATTTTTAAAGCCGATGTCGGAACAACGATTCTTTATTCGCTTATTGTCGGGCTGCCGACAGCGATTATCGCCGGCCCGTTGTTTGGAAAATGGATCGGATCGCGCATGCATAAAGAAGTTCCCGGTGAAATCGCCGAGCAGCTCGTGCAACATAAAGAAAAGAAAGACCTTCCTGGCTTTGGCAACACGTTATTTACGATTTTGCTTCCGGTCATTTTAATGCTGATTGCTTCCATTGCCAATGTCGCGCTAGATCAAGCGTCGGAAGCAGCGAAGGTGTTGCGCTTTATCGGAGACCCGGTCATCGCGCTGCTGATCGCGACGATTTATTCGTTCTTCAGCCTTGGCTATGCGCGCGGATTCAATCGCGATAAAGTATTAAAATTTGCCAATGACTGCCTTGGTCCTGTCGCCAATATTTTGCTTGTCATTGGCGCCGGCGGAGCGTTCAATAAGGTGCTGCTTGATTCTGGCATTGGTGAGCAAATCGCCGACTTGGCCAAACATTCACATATGTCTCCGCTGCTGTTAGGTTGGGGAATTGCCGCACTCATTCGGATTGCGACAGGTTCTGCAACAGTATCGATGATGACGGCGGCTGGCATTGTCGCTCCAATTGCCGCCAGCATGCCTGGCACGAACGCTGAATTGCTCGTATTAGCGACAGGAGCAGGCTCACTCATTTTATCGCACGTCAACGACTCCGGCTTCTGGATGATCAAAGAATATTTCGGCATGACCGTCAAAGAGACGTTGATGACATGGACTGCAATGGAGACGATTATTTCCGTCGTCGCCTTTGCGCTGATTGCGTTGCTGGACTTAGTCGTTTAA